CTCTTTTGTTATATCATGACTGACCACTTCATACATTAGTATAAGAAGAAAAAGTGGGGTGGTCTCTATGAATAAAAACAGACATTTGTTCGTGCTAACTTTTGGGGTGATCATAGGGATAATTATATATGCTATCGCTTTCACGCCTAAAGCGATCCAAGCAAATGTTCATCGGGCAGCGCAACCAGCAATGGAACAAAAGGGCCAATTGTTTCCATTCATTTGGATTGTACTTATTGTAGGTGGTTGTATTGGCATTACATTAACTTATGTAAGTTGGAGAAAATATAGAGGAGAAAAGAAAAACAAGCAAGACAAAACAGTTGACTAATGCGCCATTTTTGACTAAAATTGACCTTAATAAACAAGGAGGAATGAACATGTTTGGTGGATTGGGAAGTTACTTAATTTACGTAGCTTTACTGCTTATCATCCCCATTTGGGCTAGTGCAAATGTAAAAAACACGTATAAAAAATATATGAAAAAACCAACTTCTTCGTATATGACGGGCGCGCAAGTAGCACGCAGAATTCTTGATGAAAACGGATTATACGATGTTGCGATACAGGAAACTAAAGGGATGCTTTCCGATCATTATGATCCAAGGAAAAAAGTAGTACGTCTGTCCAGCGATAATTACCATGGACATTCGATGGCCGCTTCTGCTGTTGCGGCGCACGAAGTTGGACATGCTATTCAGGATGCGGATGAGTACGCATTTCTACGCTTTCGAAGCGCGCTCGTTCCGGCTGCGAACTTTGGTTCCAATTTTGGTGTGATCTTGCTATTTATTGGTATAATTTTTGGCATGACACAATTATATTTACTTGGAATTGTTCTGTTTGCTGCAGCTGTATTGTTCCAGCTTGTTACATTACCTGTAGAATTTGACGCTTCCAACAGAGCGATGACACAGTTGGTGTCCTCAGGAATTATTCGAAATAATGAAGAGCGAGACACGAAAAAAGTTTTAAATGCAGCTGCTATGACGTATGTGGCAGCAGCGCTTGTGGCATTAGCAGAACTAGTACGATTTATTTGGATGTTTGCTGCAAGTAATGAATAGTGTAATGAGCTAATTGTAAAAAAAGGATGGCGTATCGCCACCCTTTTTTTGGTTGTATAGAAAACTATAAAATGAGGTGCTTGTAGATAACAAATAAACGACTAGTCACCCGGCGCAAGCGCCTCGCAACGTAATAAAATGAAATTCTCTAGTTTCATTTTCATGATGAAGAAGAGTCATTTGGTTTGTTTATCCCGAATAAAGTCCCACTTCAAAGAAAGCGGAGTTTAATAAAAAGTCGAACTGAAAGATAATGCGCCTATTCCCCATTCGATCAAGGGCCTTTAGATAAGACTCTTGCAGTACCTACTATCTGTAGG
This genomic interval from Virgibacillus pantothenticus contains the following:
- a CDS encoding zinc metallopeptidase; protein product: MFGGLGSYLIYVALLLIIPIWASANVKNTYKKYMKKPTSSYMTGAQVARRILDENGLYDVAIQETKGMLSDHYDPRKKVVRLSSDNYHGHSMAASAVAAHEVGHAIQDADEYAFLRFRSALVPAANFGSNFGVILLFIGIIFGMTQLYLLGIVLFAAAVLFQLVTLPVEFDASNRAMTQLVSSGIIRNNEERDTKKVLNAAAMTYVAAALVALAELVRFIWMFAASNE
- a CDS encoding sporulation protein YpjB — protein: MNKNRHLFVLTFGVIIGIIIYAIAFTPKAIQANVHRAAQPAMEQKGQLFPFIWIVLIVGGCIGITLTYVSWRKYRGEKKNKQDKTVD